The genomic segment CCCGCCCGGAGAGGTTGACCAAGAGGATCGCCGTGCGGGGCAGTGTGGGGGCAAGGCGGATCGCCTCAGCAACGGCATGGGAGGATTCGAGGGCGGGGATGATTCCTTCGTATCGGCAGAGCATTTGGAAGGCATGAAGCGCTTCGGCATCATCGGCAAGGGTGTATTCTGCCCGTCCGCTATCGCGCAGAAAACTGTGTTCGGGTCCGACGCTGGCGTAATCCAGCCCGGCGCTAATGCTGTGCGTTTCAGCGATCTGCCCGTCGTCGTCTTGCATGACGTAGGAGCGGGTCCCGTGAAGGACTCCCAAACGCCCGATGGTAGGGTCGGCAAAGCGGGCGGCATGTTTGCCGCTGGCAATGCCATAGCCGCCCGCCTCAACGCCGATCAAGCGCACCGCCGGATCGTCGCGGAAGGCATGAAACATGCCAATGGCGTTACTTCCGCCGCCCACACAGGCGATCACGGCATCGGGCAAGCGCCGTGCGAGGTCGAGGATTTGCGCCCGCGCCTCAATGCCGATCACCGATTGAAAATCGCGGACGATCCGCGGGTAAGGGTGGGGTCCGAGCGCTGAGCCAAGAAGGTAGTAGGTGGTGTGGACGTTCGTCACCCAATCGCGGATTGCCTCGTTGATCGCATCTTTGAGGGTTTTACTGCCGCTTTCCACCGCCCGTACCTCGGCGCCCAACAAACGCATCCGAAAGACGTTCGGCGCCTGCCGCGCCATATCGACGCTGCCCATGTAAACGATACATTCCAAGCCAAGCAAAGCGCAGACGGTGGCGCTGGCAACGCCGTGCTGCCCGGCGCCGGTCTCGGCAATGATGCGCTGTTTGCCCATCCGCTTGGCAATGAGCGCCTGCCCTAGCGCGTTGTTGATCTTATGCGCCCCACTGTGGGCAAGGTCTTCGCGCTTCAGATAAATCTGCGCCCCGCCGAGGTGATCGCTAAGCCGCTTGGCATGGCTGATAGGCGTCGGGCGTCCGGTGTAGGTACGGTGAAGGTGGGCGAGTTCGGCGGTGAATTCGGGGTCATCCTTCAGGCGGGCGTAAGCGTCCGTCAGTTCATCCAGGGCGGGGACGAGGGTTTCGGGGACAAAACGTCCGCCAAATTTGCCAAAATAGCCGCGCTCATCGGGGAGGGGCGGCGTATCGGGGAGGTGGTTGGGGGTGTTCATGGCACATCCTGTAAACCGCATTTGGGTTTATTTTTTTGCAGTAGGCGACCCGCCAATCTTACCAGAGGGGCGCATTGTCCGCACCGATTCGTTGTGATGACGGTGGCGGAAAGTCTTTGCCCGCGCCCCCGCACTAAGGGACGAGGCTGAGAGGAGGGAAAGGCGCCCTAAGTACCACCACAGTGAAAAGGCGGGCTGACGTATGATCCCGCCGCTAAAGCAGCGGGCTGAAAACAGCCACCCCTTCGGGGCTTAAGAGGCATATCCGTATGGGCTTTCCCGTCGTCCCCACCCCAAAGGGCTTTTTTGTTTGTACTTAGTAGACCATCAGAAAGGTACCCCTAGAATCAGACAGCCCTCATCCCCTGGGACTCGCCTTCGCGTGTACGCGCTCTCCCTATGGCGAGGGGGAAACCATCCATACCTGTAGGGGCGATCACACAGGGGCGCCCGCTTACGCCGCAGCATGTCTCCCCTTTCCCTGTGTGCAGGAAAAGGGGGCGGGGGGATAGGGGTTCGTTAGAAATCACGGTGGTGGACGGCTAGCCCCCTATGAAACCCCAATAGGCAATTCTCAGTTTTGTTAGAGTATGGTATGCTTGCGCTATGCGTTGTGGAGAGGGTTTGATATGGACGCTGATCAATTTGTTCGCCGCCGCCCCGTCTATTTGCTGTTGGATGTCTCTGGCTCAATGCAAGGTGCGCCTATCCAAGCCGTACAGCAAGGGGTGATCATGATTCACAATGAATTGATGAACAACCCCCATTCCATTGAGACGGTCTACCTTAGTGTGATTGTTTTCGGAAACTCGGCACGGCAGATTGTTACGCTTACCTCTGTAGAG from the Anaerolineales bacterium genome contains:
- the trpB gene encoding tryptophan synthase subunit beta translates to MRFTGCAMNTPNHLPDTPPLPDERGYFGKFGGRFVPETLVPALDELTDAYARLKDDPEFTAELAHLHRTYTGRPTPISHAKRLSDHLGGAQIYLKREDLAHSGAHKINNALGQALIAKRMGKQRIIAETGAGQHGVASATVCALLGLECIVYMGSVDMARQAPNVFRMRLLGAEVRAVESGSKTLKDAINEAIRDWVTNVHTTYYLLGSALGPHPYPRIVRDFQSVIGIEARAQILDLARRLPDAVIACVGGGSNAIGMFHAFRDDPAVRLIGVEAGGYGIASGKHAARFADPTIGRLGVLHGTRSYVMQDDDGQIAETHSISAGLDYASVGPEHSFLRDSGRAEYTLADDAEALHAFQMLCRYEGIIPALESSHAVAEAIRLAPTLPRTAILLVNLSGRGDKDLDTVIKALDAQKVVAGK